A genome region from Haliotis asinina isolate JCU_RB_2024 chromosome 11, JCU_Hal_asi_v2, whole genome shotgun sequence includes the following:
- the LOC137255275 gene encoding uncharacterized protein, translating to MDTTHLTGSRSKTKRRHIDADIATSSDEESVQNVDSLPRFLVVEGVNGEPLKINPFVVSKSIEGICGTVRNVTRLRSGSLLVECKRRQQSQNLLKAHRFANTEIVVSVHKTLNSCRGIVRDRAKCLSDMSEEDIVTELKPQGVSSVKRFTRKDGDSIVNTNTYLFTFALTKTPSSIKAGYFNIGVDTYIPNPLRCFKCQRFGHGAKSCRNNQVCSRCSKQHDSTDCTDEIKCANCSGPHMSSSTCPSFVTQTQILKLKYTNDISFAEAKKLVTNASTNSSPSRSYSDAVSSTPITSETGCQTAISWVSTDQKLLYPIDTADTNTSSASQTDSVPDPVIVSGSRTEEKTNRILTAKERKLQRKKEARSLKHIQDLSTSTSPLEVHNVFEPLAMEVNPSLPMQHRGKSNCSRSPVKPP from the coding sequence ATGGACACCACACATTTGACTGGTTCTCGTTCTAAAACGAAAAGACGTCACATTGACGCTGATATAGCAACATCTTCTGATGAAGaatctgttcaaaatgttgattctttgccacgttttcttgtcgtTGAAGGAGTTAATGGTGAACCCCTTAAAATCAATCCCTTTGTGGTTTCGAAATCTATTGAAGGAATCTGTGGTACAGTTAGGAATGTCACTCGTCTCCGCTCCGGTTCCCTGCTTGTGGAGTGTAAAAGAAGACAGCAGTCTCAAAATCTCTTAAAGGCACATCGTTTTGCAAACACTGAGATTGTTGTGTCGGTGCATAAAACTCTCAACTCATGTCGAGGCATTGTCCGTGATCGTGCTAAGTGTCTCTCAGACATGTCCGAAGAGGACATTGTCACAGAACTGAAGCCCCAAGGTGTATCATCAGTGAAACGATTTACAAGGAAAGATGGTGACAGCATTGTTAATACCAACACGTACTTGTTTACCTTTGCCCTCACGAAGACTCCTTCATCAATTAAAGCTGGGTATTTCAACATTGGAGTTGATACATATATTCCTAACCCCCTtcgatgctttaaatgtcagcgGTTCGGACATGGAGCTAAATCTTGTCGTAATAACCAAGTTTGCTCCCGTTGCAGTAAACAGCACGACAGCACAGACTGCACTGATGAAATCAAGTGTGCAAATTGCAGTGGTCCTCACATGTCCTCATCCACTTGTCCCTCTTTcgtcacacaaacacaaatattgaaattaaaatACACCAATGACATTTCATTCGCTGAGGCAAAAAAGTTGGTAACAAATGCATCAACAAATTCCTCTCCTTCACGATCGTATTCCGACGCAGTTTCCTCTACTCCTATCACATCTGAGACTGGCTGTCAAACTGCTATTAGCTGGGTGTCTACCGACCAAAAACTACTGTACCCAATCGATACTGCAGATACCAACACTTCATCAGCTTCGCAGACAGACTCTGTTCCTGACCCTGTGATTGTGTCCGGCAGTAGAACTGAAGAGAAAACAAATAGAATTCTAACTGCAAAAGAACGAAAATTACAACGGAAAAAAGAAGCAAGGTCCCTTAAACATATTCAGGACCTGTCTACGTCAACATCCCCTCTGGAGGTTCATAATGTCTTTGAACCTCTAGCCATGGAAGTCAATCCATCGCTGCCCATGCAGCATAGGGGAAAATCTAACTGCTCACGATCTCCAGTTAAGCCGCCATGA